The segment ATAAAAAATTCACTCGTTTTATTTTAGTAACTATTTCGCTTGTTTATTCACCTAATAGCATTAATGAAATGATAGAAAAGTATGAATTTAATCAATCGTTAAAATGGGAAATTGAACATATCGTACCTCAAAATCAAAATTATAATAAATTTAATTCTAAAAACTCTAGACTAAAAAATCGCATTGGAAATCTTGGATTATTGTCAAAGGATACCAATGTAAAAATAAGTAATCAATCTTTCCACAAGAAATGTAGGAGTCTTTCTGATAAGGAAAAAGAGTTGAAGGTTAATGAAGTTTTTCAAATTGAAAAGACTAATTTATCTAAAGCTGATATACTGGTACGTGAAAAGTGTATAAATAACTATATATTTGAAATTTTTTTTAAAAACGATGGTTTATTACTGAAGGATAAATTTAGAGAGTACTTTGAAAATTAAGTTCAGTGAGCATATTGTTATTATCTCTAAAAAATTAGGAGGTGGAAAATGGGGAAATGGACTTGTCAATGTGGTTATCCAATGAATGACCATGCCGCTCCAGATCCGAATGCTTTTTCAGTGTTTTCGGATGAGTTATGGGAAGAAATCACTAGTACTGCAGATGAAGATAACAAGATTGATTATGTTGATATTTCTGATGCCTCCTACTATGTTTGGGAATGCCCTAACTGTCACGGCTTGATGGTATTCGGTGAAGATGGTAATCATAATCGTTATACCTTTTATAAGAAGATCGATTTAGATATCGAAGAGGAGGAGCAAGTTATTGATTATAGTTCATCTAACAGGATTTATAGAGTAGCTACAGTTACTTTTTCGGAAT is part of the Streptococcus suis genome and harbors:
- a CDS encoding GmrSD restriction endonuclease domain-containing protein — protein: MNTYVTNLDLNKVFDRFIISDIQKKVGEIDTTSSDKTIKCLIEYVLKHFNIYDSYVTPKISNFYRKHKKFTRFILVTISLVYSPNSINEMIEKYEFNQSLKWEIEHIVPQNQNYNKFNSKNSRLKNRIGNLGLLSKDTNVKISNQSFHKKCRSLSDKEKELKVNEVFQIEKTNLSKADILVREKCINNYIFEIFFKNDGLLLKDKFREYFEN